A single region of the Gossypium arboreum isolate Shixiya-1 chromosome 12, ASM2569848v2, whole genome shotgun sequence genome encodes:
- the LOC108479087 gene encoding putative pectate lyase 2, producing MNVIDKCWRGNPLWRSERQQLAKCSVGFAGKMINNIGKDIEKYKVTDLFDDPLSPKSGTLCYGTTMIKGKVWITFKNNMTITLQRPLLLSSFTAIDGRGIDVHITGAGCLLVYQAADIIIHGLRIHHCKAQPPSIVMGPNAKVIPLGRMDGDAIRLVTARKVWIDHNTLYECQDGLLDVTRGSTNVTVSNNWFRNQDKVMLLGHDDGHLRDKNMMVTVIFNHFGPNCNQRMPRVRHGYAHVANNFYQGWEQYAIGGSMSPSIKSEANFFVAPNDVENKEVTWRKGEKGLWKFYSVGDVLKNGASFNKQTGVGGAKPNYSQEQNFKVVNAKFVKELTSESGVLQCSRSLIC from the exons ATGAATGTAATCGATAAATGTTGGAGAGGGAACCCTCTTTGGCGGAGTGAACGACAACAATTGGCCAAATGCTCTGTCGGTTTTGCCGGCAAAATGATCAACAATATTGGCAAAGACATCGAGAAGTACAAGGTTACCGATCTTTTCGACGACCCTTTGAGTCCTAAATCAGGGACCCTTTGTTACGGAACCACAATGATCAAAGGAAAAGTATGGATCACATTCAAAAACAACATGACCATCACACTCCAAAGACCACTTCTCTTAAGTAGCTTTACCGCCATCGACGGTCGTGGCATCGACGTCCACATAACTGGAGCCGGGTGCCTGTTGGTGTACCAAGCGGCCGATATAATCATCCACGGGCTTCGCATCCACCATTGCAAGGCCCAACCACCTAGCATTGTGATGGGTCCAAACGCAAAGGTGATCCCCTTAGGCCGAATGGACGGAGACGCTATAAGATTAGTCACTGCGAGAAAAGTGTGGATCGATCATAACACATTGTATGAGTGTCAAGATGGTCTCCTCGATGTCACTCGCGGTTCCACCAATGTCACCGTGTCGAACAACTGGTTTAGGAACCAAGATAAAGTCATGCTCCTCGGACACGATGACGGTCATTTAAGAGACAAAAACATGATGGTCACCGTCATTTTCAACCATTTCGGACCTAATTGCAACCAAAGAATGCCAAG AGTTCGTCATGGATATGCACACGTAGCAAACAATTTTTACCAAGGATGGGAGCAATACGCCATCGGTGGAAGCATGAGCCCCAGTATCAAGAGCGAAGCCAATTTTTTCGTCGCTCCAAATGATGTTGAAAATAAAGAGGTAACGTGGAGAAAAGGAGAGAAAGGTTTATGGAAATTTTATTCGGTAGGGGATGTATTAAAAAATGGAGCATCTTTCAACAAGCAAACTGGTGTAGGTGGGGCGAAGCCTAACTATAGCCAAGAACAGAATTTTAAGGTTGTCAATGCTAAGTTTGTTAAAGAATTGACAAGTGAATCTGGTGTTTTACAATGCTCTAGGAGTTTAATATGCTAA
- the LOC108479088 gene encoding putative pectate lyase 2 — translation MNVIDKCWRGNPLWRSERQQLAKCSVGFAGKMINNIGKDVVKYKVTDPSDDPLSPKSGTLRYGTTMIKGKVWITFKNSMTITLQRPLLLSSFTAIDGRGVDVHITGAGCLLVYQAIDIIIHGLRIHHCKAQPPSTVMGPNAKVIPLGQMDGDAIRLVTARKVWIDHNTLYECQDGLLDVTRGSTDITVSNNWFRNQDKVMLLGHDDGHLRDKNMKVTVIFNHFGPNCNQRMPRVRHGYAHVANNFYQGWEQYAIGGSMSPSIKSEANFFVAPNDAGNKEVTWRKGEKGLWKFYSVGDAFKNGASFSKQTGVGGAKPNYDQEQYFKVEIAGSVKELTSESGVLRCSRSLTC, via the exons ATGAATGTAATCGATAAATGTTGGAGAGGGAACCCTCTTTGGCGGAGTGAACGACAACAATTGGCCAAATGCTCTGTCGGTTTTGCCGGCAAAATGATCAACAACATTGGCAAAGACGTCGTGAAGTACAAGGTTACCGATCCTTCCGACGACCCTTTGAGTCCTAAATCAGGGACCCTTCGTTACGGAACCACAATGATCAAAGGAAAAGTATGGATCACATTCAAAAACAGCATGACCATCACACTCCAAAGACCACTTCTCTTAAGTAGCTTCACTGCTATCGACGGTCGTGGCGTCGACGTCCACATAACAGGCGCTGGGTGCCTGTTGGTGTACCAAGCGATTGATATAATCATCCACGGGCTTCGCATCCACCATTGCAAGGCCCAACCACCTAGCACCGTCATGGGTCCAAATGCAAAGGTGATCCCTTTAGGCCAAATGGACGGAGATGCTATAAGATTGGTCACCGCAAGAAAAGTGTGGATCGATCATAATACGTTGTATGAGTGCCAAGATGGCCTCTTAGATGTCACTCGCGGTTCCACCGACATCACCGTCTCAAACAACTGGTTCAGGAACCAAGACAAAGTTATGCTCCTCGGACATGATGATGGTCATTTGAGAGACAAAAACATGAAGGTTACTGTCATTTTCAACCATTTCGGACCTAACTGCAACCAAAGAATGCCAAG AGTCCGCCATGGATATGCACACGTAGCAAACAATTTCTACCAAGGGTGGGAACAATACGCCATCGGTGGTAGCATGAGCCCCAGCATCAAGAGTGAAGCAAATTTTTTCGTCGCTCCGAATGATGCTGGAAACAAAGAGGTCACTTGGAGAAAAGGGGAGAAAGGTTTATGGAAATTTTATTCAGTTGGGGATGCTTTCAAAAACGGAGCATCTTTTAGTAAGCAAACAGGTGTAGGTGGGGCAAAACCTAATTATGACCAGGAACAATATTTTAAGGTTGAAATTGCCGGGTCTGTTAAAGAATTGACAAGTGAATCTGGTGTTTTACGATGCTCCAGGAGTTTAACATGCTAA